From a single Eretmochelys imbricata isolate rEreImb1 chromosome 13, rEreImb1.hap1, whole genome shotgun sequence genomic region:
- the ADRM1 gene encoding proteasomal ubiquitin receptor ADRM1 isoform X3, whose translation MAPASQKQMQSHLLASVTRMSSGALFPSLVPGSRGSSSKYLVEFRAGKMSLKGSTVTPDKRKGLVYIQQTDDSLIHFCWKDRTSGNVEDDLIIFPDDCEFKRVPQCTTGRVYVLKFKAGSKRLFFWMQEPKTDKDEEHCRKVNEYLNNPPIPGALGGSGSGGHELSALGGEGGLQSLLGNMSHNQLMQLIGPTGLGGLGGLGALTGPGLASLLGSGGPPTSSSSSSSRSQSAAVTPSSTTSSTRVTPAPSAPAAASATSPSPAPSSGNGTSTATSPTQPIQLSDLQNILATMNVPAGAGGQQVDLASVLTPEIMAPILANAEVQERLLPYLPSGESLPQTAEEIQNTLTSPQFQQM comes from the exons ATGGCACCTGCTTCTCAGAAGCAAATGCAAAGTCATCTGCTTGCCAGTGTGACAAG GATGTCTTCAGGTGCGTTGTTTCCAAGCCTGGTGCCAGGCTCCCGTGGTTCATCCAGCAAATATTTGGTGGAATTTCGGGCAGGAAAGATGTCTCTGAAAGGCAGTACTGTAACTCCAGATAAACGAAAAGGCCTTGTTTACATCCAGCAAACTGATGATTCCCTCATTCACTTTTGTTGGAAGGACAGGACTTCTGGAAATGTTGAAGAT gACTTGATTATCTTTCCTGATGACTGTGAATTTAAGAGGGTACCTCAGTGTACTACTGGTCGTGTGTATGTGCTGAAGTTCAAGGCAGGATCAAAGCGACTTTTCTTCTGGATGCAG GAACCGAAGACTGATAAAGATGAGGAGCACTGTCGTAAAGTGAATGAGTATCTCAACAATCCTCCAATACCTGGTGCTTTGGGTGGGAGTGGAAGTGGCGGCCATGAGCTCTCAGCATTAGGAG gtgAGGGTGGCTTGCAAAGTCTTCTTGGAAATATGAGCCATAACCAGCTCATGCAGCTGATCGGACCAACGGGCTTAGGAGGACTTG GTGGGCTTGGTGCACTGACAGGGCCTGGCCTGGCTAGCTTACTGGGAAGTGGGGGACCCCCGACCAGCAGCTCATCGTCAAG TTCTCGCAGCCAATCAGCTGCTGTAACCCCATCTTCCACTACTTCCTCTACACGTGTAACACCAGCCCCGTCTGCTCCTGCGGCTGCATCTGCAACTAGTCCCAGCCCTGCACCGAGTTCAGGCAATGGAACCAGCACAGCAACAAGCCCAACTCAACCCATTCAGCTGAGTGACCTTCAGAACATTTTAGCTACTATGAATGTGCCAGCTGGAGCAGGAGGACAGCAAG TTGACTTGGCCAGTGTGCTGACTCCTGAGATCATGGCTCCCATTCTGGCAAATGCTGAAGTTCAAGAGCGGTTGCTGCCTTATCTTCCATCTGGGGAATCACTGCCGCAGACAGCAGAAGAGATTCAGAACACTCTGACATCTCCCCAGTTTCAGCAG ATGTAG
- the ADRM1 gene encoding proteasomal ubiquitin receptor ADRM1 isoform X2, protein MSSGALFPSLVPGSRGSSSKYLVEFRAGKMSLKGSTVTPDKRKGLVYIQQTDDSLIHFCWKDRTSGNVEDDLIIFPDDCEFKRVPQCTTGRVYVLKFKAGSKRLFFWMQEPKTDKDEEHCRKVNEYLNNPPIPGALGGSGSGGHELSALGGEGGLQSLLGNMSHNQLMQLIGPTGLGGLGGLGALTGPGLASLLGSGGPPTSSSSSSSRSQSAAVTPSSTTSSTRVTPAPSAPAAASATSPSPAPSSGNGTSTATSPTQPIQLSDLQNILATMNVPAGAGGQQVDLASVLTPEIMAPILANAEVQERLLPYLPSGESLPQTAEEIQNTLTSPQFQQALSMFSAALASGQLGPLMSQFGLPAEAVDAANKGDVEAFAKAMQNNVKSDQKEGESKEKKDEEEDMSLD, encoded by the exons ATGTCTTCAGGTGCGTTGTTTCCAAGCCTGGTGCCAGGCTCCCGTGGTTCATCCAGCAAATATTTGGTGGAATTTCGGGCAGGAAAGATGTCTCTGAAAGGCAGTACTGTAACTCCAGATAAACGAAAAGGCCTTGTTTACATCCAGCAAACTGATGATTCCCTCATTCACTTTTGTTGGAAGGACAGGACTTCTGGAAATGTTGAAGAT gACTTGATTATCTTTCCTGATGACTGTGAATTTAAGAGGGTACCTCAGTGTACTACTGGTCGTGTGTATGTGCTGAAGTTCAAGGCAGGATCAAAGCGACTTTTCTTCTGGATGCAG GAACCGAAGACTGATAAAGATGAGGAGCACTGTCGTAAAGTGAATGAGTATCTCAACAATCCTCCAATACCTGGTGCTTTGGGTGGGAGTGGAAGTGGCGGCCATGAGCTCTCAGCATTAGGAG gtgAGGGTGGCTTGCAAAGTCTTCTTGGAAATATGAGCCATAACCAGCTCATGCAGCTGATCGGACCAACGGGCTTAGGAGGACTTG GTGGGCTTGGTGCACTGACAGGGCCTGGCCTGGCTAGCTTACTGGGAAGTGGGGGACCCCCGACCAGCAGCTCATCGTCAAG TTCTCGCAGCCAATCAGCTGCTGTAACCCCATCTTCCACTACTTCCTCTACACGTGTAACACCAGCCCCGTCTGCTCCTGCGGCTGCATCTGCAACTAGTCCCAGCCCTGCACCGAGTTCAGGCAATGGAACCAGCACAGCAACAAGCCCAACTCAACCCATTCAGCTGAGTGACCTTCAGAACATTTTAGCTACTATGAATGTGCCAGCTGGAGCAGGAGGACAGCAAG TTGACTTGGCCAGTGTGCTGACTCCTGAGATCATGGCTCCCATTCTGGCAAATGCTGAAGTTCAAGAGCGGTTGCTGCCTTATCTTCCATCTGGGGAATCACTGCCGCAGACAGCAGAAGAGATTCAGAACACTCTGACATCTCCCCAGTTTCAGCAG GCATTGAGCATGTTCAGTGCTGCTTTAGCTTCAGGACAACTTGGTCCACTAATGAGTCAGTTTGGCTTACCAGCTGAGGCAGTAGATGCAGCAAATAAAGGTg ATGTAGAAGCATTTGCTAAAGCAATGCAGAACAATGTCAAGTCAGACCAAAAGGAGGGAGAatcaaaggaaaagaaagatgaagaggaaGATATGAGTTTAGATTAA
- the ADRM1 gene encoding proteasomal ubiquitin receptor ADRM1 isoform X1 — translation MAPASQKQMQSHLLASVTRMSSGALFPSLVPGSRGSSSKYLVEFRAGKMSLKGSTVTPDKRKGLVYIQQTDDSLIHFCWKDRTSGNVEDDLIIFPDDCEFKRVPQCTTGRVYVLKFKAGSKRLFFWMQEPKTDKDEEHCRKVNEYLNNPPIPGALGGSGSGGHELSALGGEGGLQSLLGNMSHNQLMQLIGPTGLGGLGGLGALTGPGLASLLGSGGPPTSSSSSSSRSQSAAVTPSSTTSSTRVTPAPSAPAAASATSPSPAPSSGNGTSTATSPTQPIQLSDLQNILATMNVPAGAGGQQVDLASVLTPEIMAPILANAEVQERLLPYLPSGESLPQTAEEIQNTLTSPQFQQALSMFSAALASGQLGPLMSQFGLPAEAVDAANKGDVEAFAKAMQNNVKSDQKEGESKEKKDEEEDMSLD, via the exons ATGGCACCTGCTTCTCAGAAGCAAATGCAAAGTCATCTGCTTGCCAGTGTGACAAG GATGTCTTCAGGTGCGTTGTTTCCAAGCCTGGTGCCAGGCTCCCGTGGTTCATCCAGCAAATATTTGGTGGAATTTCGGGCAGGAAAGATGTCTCTGAAAGGCAGTACTGTAACTCCAGATAAACGAAAAGGCCTTGTTTACATCCAGCAAACTGATGATTCCCTCATTCACTTTTGTTGGAAGGACAGGACTTCTGGAAATGTTGAAGAT gACTTGATTATCTTTCCTGATGACTGTGAATTTAAGAGGGTACCTCAGTGTACTACTGGTCGTGTGTATGTGCTGAAGTTCAAGGCAGGATCAAAGCGACTTTTCTTCTGGATGCAG GAACCGAAGACTGATAAAGATGAGGAGCACTGTCGTAAAGTGAATGAGTATCTCAACAATCCTCCAATACCTGGTGCTTTGGGTGGGAGTGGAAGTGGCGGCCATGAGCTCTCAGCATTAGGAG gtgAGGGTGGCTTGCAAAGTCTTCTTGGAAATATGAGCCATAACCAGCTCATGCAGCTGATCGGACCAACGGGCTTAGGAGGACTTG GTGGGCTTGGTGCACTGACAGGGCCTGGCCTGGCTAGCTTACTGGGAAGTGGGGGACCCCCGACCAGCAGCTCATCGTCAAG TTCTCGCAGCCAATCAGCTGCTGTAACCCCATCTTCCACTACTTCCTCTACACGTGTAACACCAGCCCCGTCTGCTCCTGCGGCTGCATCTGCAACTAGTCCCAGCCCTGCACCGAGTTCAGGCAATGGAACCAGCACAGCAACAAGCCCAACTCAACCCATTCAGCTGAGTGACCTTCAGAACATTTTAGCTACTATGAATGTGCCAGCTGGAGCAGGAGGACAGCAAG TTGACTTGGCCAGTGTGCTGACTCCTGAGATCATGGCTCCCATTCTGGCAAATGCTGAAGTTCAAGAGCGGTTGCTGCCTTATCTTCCATCTGGGGAATCACTGCCGCAGACAGCAGAAGAGATTCAGAACACTCTGACATCTCCCCAGTTTCAGCAG GCATTGAGCATGTTCAGTGCTGCTTTAGCTTCAGGACAACTTGGTCCACTAATGAGTCAGTTTGGCTTACCAGCTGAGGCAGTAGATGCAGCAAATAAAGGTg ATGTAGAAGCATTTGCTAAAGCAATGCAGAACAATGTCAAGTCAGACCAAAAGGAGGGAGAatcaaaggaaaagaaagatgaagaggaaGATATGAGTTTAGATTAA